A window from Pseudomonas frederiksbergensis encodes these proteins:
- a CDS encoding glyceraldehyde-3-phosphate dehydrogenase — protein MWKVPVTQKPDQCLGEWIDREALAEAMIPLIGQLYRNNNVVSSIYGRSLINQSVIAILKAHRFARHRQSDDSELSVHETFPLLKAMSELKLGAASVDLGKLAVKFKAEGNGRTAEQFVREELADVVGQQNVSARKGTDVVLYGFGRIGRLLARILIEKTGGGDGLRLRAIVVRKGAENDLIKRASLLRRDSVHGSFNGTITIDEANNTITANGNLIQVIYAKNPTEVDYTQYGIKDALLVDNTGVWRDADGLGQHLACPGIDRVVLTAPGKGKLKNIVHGINHGEITADDKIVSAASCTTNAIVPVLKAVNDKFGIINGHVETVHSYTNDQNLIDNFHKGDRRGRSAALNMVITETGAATAAAKALPELAGKLTGNAIRVPTPNVSMAILNLNLEKAATREEMNEYLRYMALHSDLHKQIDYVNSQEVVSTDFVGSRHAGVVDAEATISQDNRVVLYVWYDNEFGYSCQVVRVMEDMAGVNPPAFPR, from the coding sequence ATGTGGAAGGTTCCCGTGACTCAGAAGCCCGACCAGTGTCTTGGTGAATGGATCGACCGTGAAGCACTCGCAGAAGCGATGATTCCGCTTATCGGTCAGCTCTACCGCAATAACAACGTGGTGAGCTCGATCTATGGCCGCAGTCTGATCAACCAGTCTGTCATCGCGATTCTCAAAGCTCACCGCTTTGCTCGCCATCGCCAGTCCGATGACAGCGAATTGTCCGTCCACGAAACATTCCCGCTGCTCAAGGCAATGAGCGAGCTCAAGCTCGGCGCTGCCTCGGTAGACCTGGGCAAGCTTGCAGTCAAATTCAAGGCTGAAGGCAATGGCCGCACTGCCGAGCAGTTCGTCCGTGAAGAACTGGCTGACGTCGTTGGTCAGCAAAATGTTTCCGCGCGCAAAGGCACCGACGTTGTTCTGTACGGCTTCGGTCGTATCGGCCGTCTGCTGGCGCGCATCCTGATCGAGAAAACCGGTGGTGGCGACGGCCTGCGTCTGCGCGCCATCGTTGTCCGCAAGGGCGCCGAAAACGATCTGATCAAACGCGCCAGCCTGCTGCGCCGCGATTCGGTACACGGTTCGTTCAATGGCACCATCACCATTGATGAAGCCAACAACACCATCACCGCCAACGGCAACCTGATCCAGGTTATCTACGCGAAAAACCCGACTGAAGTGGACTACACCCAGTACGGCATCAAAGACGCGCTGCTGGTGGACAACACTGGTGTATGGCGTGACGCCGACGGTCTGGGCCAGCACCTGGCATGCCCGGGTATCGATCGCGTTGTTCTGACCGCGCCTGGCAAAGGCAAGCTGAAGAACATCGTTCACGGCATCAACCACGGTGAAATCACCGCTGATGACAAGATCGTTTCCGCGGCTTCCTGCACCACCAACGCCATCGTGCCGGTGCTCAAGGCTGTCAACGACAAGTTCGGCATCATCAATGGTCACGTTGAAACGGTTCACTCGTACACCAACGACCAGAACCTGATCGACAACTTCCACAAAGGCGATCGTCGTGGCCGTAGCGCCGCGTTGAACATGGTAATCACCGAGACCGGTGCTGCCACCGCTGCTGCCAAGGCACTGCCTGAGCTGGCCGGCAAGCTGACCGGTAACGCGATCCGCGTTCCGACGCCTAACGTGTCGATGGCCATTCTCAACCTGAACCTTGAGAAAGCCGCCACTCGTGAAGAAATGAACGAGTACCTGCGCTACATGGCGCTGCACTCCGACCTGCATAAGCAAATCGACTACGTCAATTCGCAGGAAGTGGTTTCCACCGACTTCGTTGGCTCGCGCCACGCAGGCGTAGTGGACGCTGAAGCAACCATCAGCCAAGACAACCGCGTTGTTCTGTACGTTTGGTACGACAACGAATTCGGTTACAGCTGCCAGGTGGTTCGCGTGATGGAAGACATGGCCGGTGTAAACCCGCCTGCATTCCCGCGCTAA
- the sthA gene encoding Si-specific NAD(P)(+) transhydrogenase: MAVYNYDVVVLGSGPAGEGAAMNAAKAGRKVAMVDSRRQVGGNCTHLGTIPSKALRHSVRQIMQFNTNPMFRAIGEPRWFSFPDVLKSAEKVISKQVASRTGYYARNRVDVFFGTGSFADEQTIEVVCANGVVEKLVAKHIIIATGSRPYRPADIDFHHPRIYDSDTILSLGHTPRKLIVYGAGVIGCEYASIFSGLGVLVELVDNRGQLLSFLDSEISQALSYHFSNNNITVRHNEDYDRVEGVDNGVILHLKSGKKIKADALLWCNGRTGNTDQLGLENIGVKVNSRGQIEVDEAYRTCKPNIYGAGDVIGWPSLASAAHDQGRSAAGSIVDNQSWRFVNDVPTGIYTIPEISSIGKNEQELTQAKVPYEVGKAFFKGMARAQIAGEPQGMLKILFHRDTLEVLGVHCFGYQASEIVHIGQAIMNQPGEQNTLKYFVNTTFNYPTMAEAYRVAAYDGLNRLF, translated from the coding sequence ATGGCTGTCTACAACTACGACGTGGTGGTGCTGGGTTCCGGCCCGGCGGGAGAAGGCGCGGCAATGAACGCCGCCAAAGCAGGGCGCAAAGTGGCGATGGTCGATAGCCGTCGCCAGGTCGGCGGCAACTGCACCCACCTGGGCACCATCCCGTCCAAGGCACTGCGTCACTCGGTCCGGCAGATCATGCAGTTCAACACCAACCCGATGTTCCGGGCCATTGGTGAGCCACGCTGGTTCTCGTTCCCGGACGTGTTGAAAAGCGCTGAAAAAGTCATCTCCAAACAAGTCGCCTCGCGCACCGGCTACTACGCCCGTAACCGTGTCGACGTGTTCTTCGGCACCGGCAGCTTCGCCGACGAGCAAACCATCGAAGTGGTCTGCGCCAACGGCGTGGTCGAAAAACTGGTGGCCAAGCACATCATCATCGCCACCGGCTCGCGCCCTTATCGTCCGGCGGACATCGATTTCCACCACCCGCGTATCTACGATAGCGACACCATCCTCAGCCTCGGCCACACCCCGCGCAAACTCATTGTTTATGGCGCTGGCGTGATCGGTTGCGAGTACGCGTCGATCTTCAGCGGTCTGGGTGTATTGGTTGAACTGGTGGACAACCGCGGTCAGTTGCTGAGCTTCCTCGACTCGGAAATTTCCCAGGCCCTGAGCTATCACTTCAGCAACAACAACATCACGGTTCGCCACAACGAAGACTACGACCGCGTCGAAGGCGTGGACAACGGCGTGATCCTGCACCTCAAGTCCGGCAAGAAAATCAAGGCCGACGCCTTGCTCTGGTGCAACGGCCGTACCGGCAACACTGATCAGTTGGGTCTGGAAAACATCGGCGTGAAGGTCAACAGCCGTGGCCAGATCGAAGTGGACGAGGCCTACCGTACCTGCAAGCCGAACATCTACGGCGCCGGTGACGTGATTGGTTGGCCGAGCCTGGCCAGTGCTGCTCACGACCAGGGTCGTTCGGCCGCTGGCAGCATCGTTGATAATCAAAGCTGGCGCTTCGTCAACGACGTGCCGACCGGCATCTACACCATTCCGGAGATCAGCTCGATCGGCAAGAACGAGCAGGAGCTGACTCAGGCCAAGGTGCCGTATGAAGTGGGCAAGGCGTTCTTCAAGGGCATGGCGCGTGCGCAGATTGCCGGCGAACCGCAAGGCATGCTGAAGATCCTGTTCCACCGCGATACCCTGGAAGTGCTGGGCGTTCACTGCTTCGGTTATCAGGCGTCGGAGATCGTTCACATCGGTCAGGCGATCATGAACCAGCCGGGCGAACAGAACACGCTGAAGTACTTCGTCAACACGACGTTCAACTACCCGACCATGGCCGAAGCCTATCGGGTAGCGGCGTACGATGGCCTCAACCGGCTTTTTTGA
- a CDS encoding FAD:protein FMN transferase, which translates to MLAGVLSGCGNGDSLERFDGPTMGSRYSIQYVRHSSTPGLKAVQAEVENILAEVDRQFSTYRSDSVIERFNALPAGRCQVMPGPVLELIRVGEQLSSQSEGSYDLTVEPLLNLWGFGPQGREEKIPTAEVLAEVRQRVGHAHLRIDGDQLCKDAAVEVDFNSIAAGYAVDAIAAKLEAMGIHNYLAEATGELKAAGKKLDGSPWRVALEEPRDDQRVAERIIAVDGYGVSTSGDYRNYFERDGRRYSHTFDARTGAPVLHTLASVTVIHPSALMADGLSTLLLILGPERGWDYAETHDIGAFFVIRADTGFVTRTTQAFERLSGAKAE; encoded by the coding sequence ATGCTGGCCGGTGTTTTGTCCGGTTGTGGCAACGGCGACAGCCTGGAACGCTTCGACGGCCCGACCATGGGCAGTCGTTATTCCATTCAATACGTAAGGCATTCCTCCACGCCCGGGCTGAAAGCGGTGCAGGCTGAAGTAGAAAATATCCTCGCTGAAGTGGATCGACAATTCTCGACCTATCGCAGCGACTCGGTTATCGAACGCTTCAACGCACTGCCGGCCGGCCGCTGTCAGGTCATGCCTGGCCCGGTGCTCGAATTGATCCGTGTGGGCGAGCAACTGTCTTCGCAAAGCGAAGGCTCCTACGACCTGACCGTGGAACCGCTGCTCAATCTCTGGGGATTTGGCCCGCAGGGCCGTGAGGAAAAAATCCCGACTGCCGAAGTGCTCGCCGAAGTCAGGCAGCGCGTCGGTCACGCACACCTGCGCATCGACGGCGATCAGCTGTGCAAGGACGCCGCGGTAGAGGTCGACTTCAACAGCATCGCCGCCGGTTACGCGGTCGATGCAATTGCCGCAAAACTCGAAGCAATGGGCATCCACAACTACCTCGCCGAAGCCACGGGTGAGCTCAAGGCGGCGGGCAAAAAACTCGACGGATCGCCGTGGCGCGTCGCCCTGGAAGAACCCCGCGACGACCAGCGAGTGGCCGAGCGCATCATCGCCGTAGACGGCTACGGCGTTTCCACTTCCGGCGATTACCGCAACTATTTCGAGCGGGACGGTCGGCGTTATTCCCACACCTTCGATGCCCGCACCGGGGCGCCGGTCCTACACACCCTGGCGTCAGTCACGGTGATTCATCCTTCAGCGTTGATGGCCGATGGCTTATCGACGCTGTTGCTGATTCTGGGGCCCGAAAGGGGTTGGGACTATGCCGAAACGCATGACATCGGTGCATTCTTTGTGATTCGTGCCGATACAGGATTCGTCACACGAACCACGCAGGCTTTTGAACGCCTGAGTGGCGCAAAAGCCGAGTGA